Genomic segment of Ruegeria sp. TM1040:
GATCACCAATGGCCAGGCGCTTGTCACCGACGCCCCCGGTTGGGGCGTGGAGATTTGCCCCGAGTGGCTGGCCAAATCCACCTACAAATGCAGCGAGGACGACCAATGAGCGTTGACGCCTTAATCTCTACCTATTTCGCCAACGGGCGCCTGTCGGATCTGCCGCGCGATCACTTTATCGACGGTCGCCTTGTTCCGGCTGAAACCGGCAACCGGATGGAGAGCTTTGATCCCGGCAGAGCCACCGCCTTTGGGGATTTTGCCGCTGGCACCGCTGTGGATGTGGACCGAGCGGTCAGCAGCGCTGTGGCGGGGTTTGCAATCTGGCGCGACACCGCGCCGGCGACGCGCTGTGCGGTGTTGATGGAGGCCGCACGCCTGATGCGCGCCGAAGCTGACTGGCTGGCTGTAATCGAGAGCCTTGATAGCGGCAAAACGCTGGCCGAAGCCTACGGCGACGTGCAGGGCTCGGCGCGGCTCTTTGAGTATTATGCCGGCGCGGCAGACAAGCTCGATGGGCGCAGCGTGAACCTCGGCAATGACAACGCGGCCTTCACCCTGCGCGAACCAGTCGGTGTCACGGCGCATATCGTGCCGTGGAACTATCCCACCTCGACGCTGGTGCGCGGGATCGCGCCGGCGCTTGCAGCGGGGTGTTCGGCGGTGGTGAAACCGGCCGAAACCACGCCCTATACGGCACTGATGATCGCAGAGCTGTTGATCCGCGCCGGGCTGCCTGCGGGCGTGGTGAATGTTGTGACCGGCACCGGACCGGAAGCAGGCGCGCCCTTGGTGCGCGATCCCCGGGTGCGCCATGTGACCTTTACCGGTTCGGTGCAGACCGGCGTTGGCGTGATGCAGGCCGTCGCCCCCAATGTCACCGGACTGACGCTGGAACTCGGCGGCAAATCCCCGTTGGTGGCCTTTGCAGATGCAGATGCCGAGAAAGTGGCCGAGGGCGCGCTCTGGGCGATCTTTTCCAACGCGGGGCAGATCTGTTCGGCGGGTTCACGGCTGGTGGTTCACCGCGACCTCCATGCGCAGGTGCTCGAACGTCTGGTGAAGAAGGCCACGACCCTGCGGTTCGGTCATGGGCTGCACAACCCGGATATGGGGGCACTCAACTCCGAACGCCATCAGGCGGCAATCAGCGGCCACGTTGAGCGCGCGCGCGCCCGAGGCGTCGAAATCCTTTGCGGCGGTCAGGCAACCACAGACCCTGCCACGGGCAAGGGTTGGTTCTTTGAACCGACAATTCTGGACGCGCTCTCTGCGGATGACCCGGCCATCCAGCAGGAAATCTTCGGTCCCGTGCTCGGCGTGCAGGTTTTCGACGACGAAGACGAAGCACTTGCTCTGGCCAATGGTACAGAGTTTGCGCTGGCGGCGGGGGTCTACACCAAGGACACTTCAACCGCCCTGCGCATGGCGCGCCGCATTGATGCGGGGCAGGTGACGGTGAACGACTATTGGGCAGGGGGCATCGAACTGCCCTTCGGCGGCAATCGCAAGTCTGGCTTTGGTCGCGAAAAAGGGCTGGAAGGTGTTGATGCCTACACCCGCGCCAAGGCAATCACCCTCGCGGTATAACGCCCCTCTGCGCCCCGCTCGCCATGTGGGTGGGGCGCAACGCCGCTTTGAGTTCCATTACGTCTGCGGCGCACTGGCACATGTCCCAACTTATGTTTCGGGGGAAATAGGCCCGCGTGCGACGGCATGTCCGGCGCCGAGGCCCGAGATGACAGGCCTCCCCCGGTTTCTCACACCACAATCGCGACCACTTAGACAGTCTCTAGTCGCATGCCTCCCGCGCCTATTTCGGTGCGGGCGAGGCCAGCACCGGGGAGAGGCTTTCGACAAAGACATCCATAAAATCACGCACCACGCGCGGCACGCTGACGGCGCTGGGGAAGAGGATCGACAACCGGTGGTGGATCTTTGGCTCGAAAGGTTTGATCACAATCCCTCTGTCGCGAAACCCCTCAGCGTCCAGCGCACTCACCACCGAGGCCCCCACGCCCTCGCGCACCATGAGGCAGGCAGTGGTAAACTGGCGCACCTCAATGAGGCTGTTCATCTCCGTTTCATATTCCGCAAAGGCCCGGGACAGACGACGATAAAAGCCGCTGTCGCGCCGGGTATGAATGAGTTTTTCACCGGCCAGATCGCGCGGGGTGATGATGGTCTTGTGCTCGAGCGGATGCCTTGGAGGCAGGATGCAGGCCGAACGCACAAAGAGATCAATGCTCTCGGTGGCGGGGTGGCCGGCAAAGTCATCCGTTATACCACAGTCATATTGCTCTCCTATGATCCACTCCAGGATGCGCTCGGGGCGGTCGGGTTCCAGCGCCACGGTGACGCCGGGGCGTTCCTTCATAAACTGGGCAAGAACCTGAGGCAGATGAGAGGTGGCAAATCCCGGCAGGCAGGCAATCCGCATGTGCCCGCCCGTGCGTTCCTTCAGATCGCGGCGCAGATCTTCTAGGTGATCAAGCCCTGCGAGAATCCGGCGCACCTCGGTCAGAAGATGGCGAGAATCGCTTGTCGGTTCGAGGATGCCGCGGCGGCGCTGGAACAATTCCAGGTCCATGGACGCGGAAAAATCCGAAATCAGGCGACTCACTGCAGGCTGCGAGACGCCAAGCGCCTCTGCCGCCTTGGTGATGCTGCCGGTTTCCGCAACGGCCCTGAAAGCCTGAAGCTGGCGGAGTTTAAACTGCACTGTTGCGTCCTTCCTGCGGTGAATTTTCCGAGCCTGATGACAGTATTTATAATATACTGTTATGTCACTGTTGTGAAACTTTCACTTGAATTATGACGCATCCTGTCAAATGCTGCCCCTCGAACGACCTTTGGAGGAGATAACAATGGGTGTTTCAAAAATTGCACTGAGCTGCGCACTGGCGACCGCTCTGACCGCCGGGGCCGCCTGGGCCGAGACCGAAATCCAGTGGTGGCACGCCATGGGCGGCGCCAATGGCGAGCGCATCGACAAGATGGCGGCAGACTTCAACGCCAGCCAGTCCGAGTATAAAATCGTGCCCACCTACAAGGGCAACTACACTGAAACCATGACCGCCGCCGTGGCCGCGTTCCGCGCGGGTGAGCAGCCGCACCTTGTACAGGTGTTCGAAGTGGGCACCGCCACCATGATGGCTGCCAAAGGGGCGATCTACCCCATCGAGCAGATGATGTCCGATGCGGGCGAAGCCTTTGACAAATCCGACTATCTGCCCGCGGTGATTTCTTATTACCAGACCCCCGAGGGGGAACTGCTGTCGATGCCGTTCAACAGCTCGACACCGGTTCTGTGGTACAATGCCGATGCCTTCAAATCCGCAGGCGTCGATGTCCCGGAAACCTGGGATGACGTGAAATCCGCTGCTCAGGCGCTGGTCGACAACGGCATGGAGTGCGGCCTGTCCTTCGGTTGGCAGTCCTGGGTGATGGTTGAGAACTTCTCGGCTTGGCACAACATCGAGATGGGCACCAAGGAAAACGGCTTTGCCGGGTTCGACACCGAGTTCACCTTCAACAACGAGCAGGTTGCGGCCCGCCTCGAGGACATCGCCTCCATGAGCGAGGGCAACCTCTTCAAATATGGCGGTCGTCGCGGCGACAGCCTGCCGCTGTTCACCAACGGTGAATGCGGGATGTGGATGAATTCCTCGGCCTATTACGGCTCCATGGTCGAGCAGGCAGAGTTCGAATTCGGCCAGACCATGCTGCCGCTCGACACCTCGGTTGCGGACGCGCCTCAGAACTCCATCATCGGCGGTGCGACCCTCTGGGCGCTGGCCGGTCACGAGGCCGAGGAATACAAGGGTCTGGCGCAGTTCATGACCTATCTTTCCTCGCCCGAAGTTCAGGCATGGTGGCACCAGGAAACCGGCTATGTGCCGATCACCACTGCCGCGTATGAGCTGAGCAAGGAGCAGGGTTTCTATGACGAAAACCCCGGCACCGACACCGCGATCAAGCAGCTGAGCCTGAACGCGCCGACGCCGAACTCCCGCGGGATCCGCTTTGGCAACTTCGTGCAGGTGCGTGACGTGATCAACGAAGAGCTCGAAGCGCTCTGGGCTGGTGACAAGACCGCCTCCGAAGCCCTCGATGCCGCCGTTGAGCGTGGTAACGCGCTGCTGCGCAAATTCGAGCGCTCCGCGAAGTAATCGCCCAAAGGCTCTACCCGGTCTCGCAGCATTTGCGGGGCCGGGTAGGGCCGTTTTCTATCCTTTTTCTAGAAAGGACCATGAGGCGCCTATGCTGAAACGCGTCCATTTCCCATCTTCCCTGCTGCCCTACCTACTGGTCGCGCCTCAAATCGCGATCACTTTGGTGTTTTTCATCTGGCCCGCCGCACAGGCGGTCTATCAGTCGTTCCTCATCGAGGATGCCTTTGGTTTGTCGACCGAATTCGTTTGGTTGGAGAACTTCGAGCTGTTGTTTGAGGACGATATCTACCTGGCCACCTTTGGCCGGACGATCTTCTTTTCCGCTGCCGTAGCGATCCTGTCTATGTCGCTGGCCCTGATTCTTGCGGGCTTCGCGGACCGGGTGGTGCGCGGCGCGACGGCCTATCGCACACTCCTGATCTGGCCCTACGCCGTGGCGCCGGTTCTGGCGGGTGCGCTTTGGGTGTTCATGTTCAACCCGACGCTGGGGATCTTCCCCTATATCCTTGATTTTGTCGGCGTGGACTGGAACCACTATCTCAACGGCAATCAGGCGATGGCTCTGGTGGTCTTTGCCTCCGCTTGGAAGCAGATCGCCTATAACTTCCTGTTCTATCTTGCGGCGATGCAGGCCATTCCGCGCTCGGTGATCGAGGCGGCGGCGATTGATGGGGCAGGCCCGATCCGCCGGTTCAAGGATTTCATCTTCCCGCTGGTGTCTCCGACCACCTTCTTCCTGTTGGTCATCAACGCGGTCTACGCCTTCTTTGACACCTTCGGCATTATCCACGCGGTGACGCAGGGCGGTCCCGCAAATTCCACCACGATCCTTGTTTACAAGGTGTTCAACGACGGCTTTGTCGGGCTTGATCTTGGCGGCTCTGCCGCACAATCGGTGATCCTGATGGTGCTGGTCATTG
This window contains:
- a CDS encoding aldehyde dehydrogenase family protein, producing the protein MSVDALISTYFANGRLSDLPRDHFIDGRLVPAETGNRMESFDPGRATAFGDFAAGTAVDVDRAVSSAVAGFAIWRDTAPATRCAVLMEAARLMRAEADWLAVIESLDSGKTLAEAYGDVQGSARLFEYYAGAADKLDGRSVNLGNDNAAFTLREPVGVTAHIVPWNYPTSTLVRGIAPALAAGCSAVVKPAETTPYTALMIAELLIRAGLPAGVVNVVTGTGPEAGAPLVRDPRVRHVTFTGSVQTGVGVMQAVAPNVTGLTLELGGKSPLVAFADADAEKVAEGALWAIFSNAGQICSAGSRLVVHRDLHAQVLERLVKKATTLRFGHGLHNPDMGALNSERHQAAISGHVERARARGVEILCGGQATTDPATGKGWFFEPTILDALSADDPAIQQEIFGPVLGVQVFDDEDEALALANGTEFALAAGVYTKDTSTALRMARRIDAGQVTVNDYWAGGIELPFGGNRKSGFGREKGLEGVDAYTRAKAITLAV
- the ugpA gene encoding sn-glycerol-3-phosphate ABC transporter permease UgpA; translated protein: MLKRVHFPSSLLPYLLVAPQIAITLVFFIWPAAQAVYQSFLIEDAFGLSTEFVWLENFELLFEDDIYLATFGRTIFFSAAVAILSMSLALILAGFADRVVRGATAYRTLLIWPYAVAPVLAGALWVFMFNPTLGIFPYILDFVGVDWNHYLNGNQAMALVVFASAWKQIAYNFLFYLAAMQAIPRSVIEAAAIDGAGPIRRFKDFIFPLVSPTTFFLLVINAVYAFFDTFGIIHAVTQGGPANSTTILVYKVFNDGFVGLDLGGSAAQSVILMVLVIAMTVVQFRFVERRVQY
- the ugpB gene encoding sn-glycerol-3-phosphate ABC transporter substrate-binding protein UgpB; the encoded protein is MGVSKIALSCALATALTAGAAWAETEIQWWHAMGGANGERIDKMAADFNASQSEYKIVPTYKGNYTETMTAAVAAFRAGEQPHLVQVFEVGTATMMAAKGAIYPIEQMMSDAGEAFDKSDYLPAVISYYQTPEGELLSMPFNSSTPVLWYNADAFKSAGVDVPETWDDVKSAAQALVDNGMECGLSFGWQSWVMVENFSAWHNIEMGTKENGFAGFDTEFTFNNEQVAARLEDIASMSEGNLFKYGGRRGDSLPLFTNGECGMWMNSSAYYGSMVEQAEFEFGQTMLPLDTSVADAPQNSIIGGATLWALAGHEAEEYKGLAQFMTYLSSPEVQAWWHQETGYVPITTAAYELSKEQGFYDENPGTDTAIKQLSLNAPTPNSRGIRFGNFVQVRDVINEELEALWAGDKTASEALDAAVERGNALLRKFERSAK
- a CDS encoding LysR substrate-binding domain-containing protein — its product is MQFKLRQLQAFRAVAETGSITKAAEALGVSQPAVSRLISDFSASMDLELFQRRRGILEPTSDSRHLLTEVRRILAGLDHLEDLRRDLKERTGGHMRIACLPGFATSHLPQVLAQFMKERPGVTVALEPDRPERILEWIIGEQYDCGITDDFAGHPATESIDLFVRSACILPPRHPLEHKTIITPRDLAGEKLIHTRRDSGFYRRLSRAFAEYETEMNSLIEVRQFTTACLMVREGVGASVVSALDAEGFRDRGIVIKPFEPKIHHRLSILFPSAVSVPRVVRDFMDVFVESLSPVLASPAPK